In Penaeus chinensis breed Huanghai No. 1 chromosome 19, ASM1920278v2, whole genome shotgun sequence, a single genomic region encodes these proteins:
- the LOC125035033 gene encoding nipped-B-like protein B isoform X1, with product MNGEPNTNPQVPVTTLAGIASLTELLPELPLPSSSVGPGDSRSLLFHPRVAEEAQRLLSCQDPALVEQLANSLALTHADHIELKEQYAGTDSSIPLRNAPPLLEGILRVNPAVFTARQGGSEGGAVIKTECEKGISSVNHSSPSKHINNVSVIQCGPVLANATQVKVKTEPGGPSPPASLPLTKPDGQLEKHHGHKLASKQDPQTDESYGKRNLVPKSDRQSDKSVDKDEDKSSEKHSKRSDKTSNKGTKSESKSAHVTPEKEKASHNHTQDYKNKGVDKMRTLSNGTQSMSRMHHKSHKSSRESNDNAIVAAKAMKEPVVVLNKLSSEELKSMGRIPKLSGVGSNKPEKNPDTPRNSSSSRSSRGQRDAKKYREVSSDSESSEEDKKKPNKYFKNREREREEKKKKDKADRKRNRLQSDEDDYNPDQESKRRKKGAHDSSEDEDSEYEETEGSKAPKRAAAPAPLQKKPSYTNKRLERKLVPQTEKLTAEELMETGVYQRFNRAVEKIFDNTEDLDLSAEIEEDGDVPQEYLIPKYELSDLCSEAAKLKSLGAMAIVPPERLVRLLNILEKNIRDGAKVTPIVDEEDEDDDKLWMELVMERILRGMDASLTAMNILTSPNMSKRVYLEDVIERCVQFTKFQLSNTIYPSFDPVYRVDSKKDSYVGNVKRKRAQCKDVRNRSIIGLYNKLHEVVGLLADLLSIQTLTDTTVLQLSTLGVAPFFVENVSELQLSALRLVTKVFSKYNKHRRLLLDDILASIARLPNSKRSLRTYRLNSDENIQMLTALVLQLIQCVVELPEELAQDNKYKSASDGDTHNSKDSKDSKVEEKKPELNMDRDVLVCNRYETAMSTAYSFLSVFLQKTGSKSEEIDYRPLFENFVQDLLATVNKPEWPAAELLLSLLGKLLVQKFSNKNTDMALRVSSLDCLGVVAAKLRRDAVSSQLELENIKIIIQEVREEENRDAPMLEDGSPPTENGTTGPSTPSSKKSKKKKGSSEKAKEAEAQSDEEEERTMFLQRVLLDWLAVNSGSETALLHARHFYIGQWYREAYTEIMRQKQGPLPQSNTRKGASHNKKKRKRKGDESDEESTGESDDDDDDDDVKKGQVDEALAAEVTQLAERRKLFLLTKVPAFPPASPGAKTQTLQTHIGYENAELITRYLASKRPFSQSFDMYLKQILRVLTESAIAVRTKAMKCLTMVVEADPGVLSRNDMQMGVHHSFLDHSTSVREAAVDLVGKFVLSRPEVLNTYYNMIAARILDTGVSVRKRVIKILKDICLECPDFNKIPEICVKMIRRVNDEEGIKKLVQEVFQNMWFTPVRERPQLDEESLLRKVNNITEVVIACKDTGLDWFEQLLHSMFRPKEDKEDVTKVNTEPPKSLVTACKQIVDCLVRHILVLEEGDLESQPSDQPRTTSQRLLACHQTLYLFAKIRPQLLVDHAITLQPYLAWRCRTQVDYTMIGVVARTLELVVPLMEHPSETFLSQLEEDAVKLILQHDRTVITSCLALLGSIVNTVTKNYRLIKDCFNRYHSFISDYKRLNEENPENPRLENYKPFFRRALYTIGLLLKHFDLKNQVVRCGLPDNITEQVFETLMYFMGLPDINLQYCTLQAVGFVCIRHYELMMGSRLKQLYHMMLLDPSVNTKLRIQTLQNVETYLQEEEIRMIKQDQEWAKQKTRENLKEMCDVQSGMASAIIQMYLKEVLECVVAGCVVVRHSALRVIQLVLAQGLVHPVQIVPYLVCMSTDTEEIIAHSADKQLQDIEKKYPGFIGMKAMQGFRLSYRLQSLIQPAMPTRGFRTKEGELPGALNGFLYSIMRTTKQHRRAVAFSLLKQFEEQARTSLTELLFIADNLAYFPYQVLDEPLFIIHHIDIMISVTGTNLLQSFREALLPPPNAEMKINPETRQPEFVDDLDDEEDVEVYLSRLPPCLTPLVECINASQGCLLLLMLKEHLKEIYGITDGKISQYSPSDTSKQYEKGASRKSASKFNPKAILKRLKEEPVNDVDIVDDTRQKVDLITQYLDFKALMLKIDPDDDDEDSDTDMAKKSFQNDGSTPLPNTRSLRTNQNPSDVPLLPGTHDGWKDQPKDAEATAETLTAPDCNVVETKTEEQPSTRRTPIKPITIRASQVTPTREHRSHHHHHRSSHRSSSHKKHKKKKKRKKASDSEEEESECSDPDFLV from the exons tacTTCCTGAGTtgccactaccatcatcatctgtGGGTCCAGGAGATTCTCGATCGCTCCTGTTTCATCCCCGTGTGGCCGAGGAGGCACAGCGTCTTCTTTCTTGCCAGGATCCAGCTCTAGTTGAGCAGCTGGCAAACTCTCTGGCACTGACACATGCAGACCACAT AGAACTAAAGGAACAGTATGCTGGGACAGATTCTTCCATTCCTCTGAGAAATGCACCTCCATTGTTAGAAGGAATTCTTCGTGTGAATCCTGCTGTTTTTACAGCTAGACAag GTGGTAGTGAAGGAGGAGCTGTTATTAAAACCGAGTGTGAGAAGGGCATCAGTTCAGTCAACCATAGTTCCCCctcaaaacacataaacaatgtGTCTGTGATCCAGTGTGGACCAGTTCTTGCTAATGCTACCCAGGTAAAGGTCAAGACCGAGCCTGGAGGTCCTTCACCTCCTGCATCCCTGCCTCTAACCAAACCTGATGGGCAGTTAGAGAAGCACCACGGTCATAAGCTGGCCAGTAAGCAAGATCCACAAACTGATGAGTCTTATGGCAAGAGAAATCTTGTCCCCAAATCTGACAGACAATCTGATAAATCTGTGGACAAAGACGAAGATAAGTCCTCAGAAAAGCATAGTAAACGGAGTGATAAGACTAGTAACAAAGGAACTAAATCTGAGAGCAAATCAGCCCATGTTaccccagaaaaagaaaaagcatcccacaaccacacacaagacTATAAAAACAAAG GTGTGGACAAAATGCGAACGTTGAGCAATGGGACACAATCGATGTCTCGTATGCATCATAAATCACACAAGTCTTCTAGAG AATCTAATGACAATGCTATTGTAGCAGCTAAAGCTATGAAAGAACCGGTGGTGGTCCTCAATAAGCTCTCTTCGGAG GAGCTTAAATCAATGGGCCGCATTCCAAAGCTTTCAGGGGTAGGGTCCAATAAACCAGAGAAAAACCCTGATACACCTAGAAATAG tagTAGTTCAAGAAGTTCTCGAGGACAAAGAGATGCAAAGAAGTACAGGGAAGTCAGCTCTGATTCTGAATCCtcagaagaagacaagaagaagccAAATAAATACTTTAAGAATCGGGAAAGAGAgcgtgaggagaagaagaagaaag ATAAAGCAGATAGGAAAAGAAATCGTTTACAGTCTGACGAGGACGACTATAATCCCGACCAGGAAAGTAAACGAAGGAAAAAGGGTGCTCATGATTCTTCAGAAGACGAGGATTCTGAATATGAAGAAACAGAAGGTTCAAAG GCCCCCAAGAGAGCTGCTGCTCCAGCACCTCTGCAAAAGAAACCATCATACACCAACAAACGTTTGGAGAGAAAGTTGGTGCCACAAACTGAGAAACTCACAGCTGAAGAGTTGATGGAAACTGGTGTTTACCAGAGATTTAACAGAGCTGTTGAAAAGATATTTGATAATACTGAAGATCTTGATCTCAGTGCAGAAATTG AGGAAGATGGTGATGTTCCACAGGAGTATCTCATTCCAAAATATGAGCTGTCAGACTTATGTTCTGAAGCCGCAAAGTTGAAGAGTTTAGGAGCTATGGCCATAGTACCACCTGAAAGGCTTGTCAGACTTCTCAACATCCTGGAAAAGAATATCCGAGATGGAGCCAAAGTGACCCCCATAGTGGATGAG gaggatgaagatgatgacaagcTATGGATGGAGCTGGTGATGGAACGAATCTTGCGTGGGATGGATGCCTCTCTCACTGCCATGAACATATTGACATCACCTAACATGAGCAAGAGAGTGTACCTCGAGGATGTCATTGAAAGATGTGTCCAGTTTACCAAATTCCAACTCTCCAACACCATTTATCCATCCTTTGATCCTGTTTACAGGGTGGATAGCAAAAAAG ATAGTTATGTTGGcaatgtaaaaagaaagagagcccAGTGTAAGGATGTGAGGAACCGGAGTATCATTGGCCTCTACAATAAGTTGCATGAGGTGGTAGGTCTGTTAGCTGACCTTTTAAGCATCCAGACACTAACTGACACAACAGTGTTGCAGCTGTCTACCCTTGGTGTAGCTCCATTCTTTGTGGAAAATGTTTCAGAACTCCAGCTCTCTGCACTCAGACTGGTTACCAAG gtattCTCCAAGTACAACAAGCATCGTCGTCTGTTATTAGACGACATTCTTGCTTCTATAGCCCGCTTACCCAATAGTAAAAGGAGCTTGAGAACATACAGATTGAACTCTGATGAAAATATTCAGATGTTAACAGCCTTAGTTTTACAGTTGATACAGTGTGTAGTTGAACTCCCAGAGGAGCTGGCACAAGACAACAAATATAAAAGTGCTAGTGATGGTGATACACATAATTCCAAAGATTCCAAAGAttcaaaagtggaagaaaagaaacCGGAGTTAAACATGGATAGAGATGTTTTAGTGTGTAATCGTTATGAGACTGCCATGAGTACAGCATATAGTTTTCTATCAGTGTTCCTTCAAAAAACGGGCAGCAAAAGTGAGGAGATCGATTATCGACCTCTGTTTGAAAATTTTGTTCAAGATCTCCTTGCCACAGTGAACAAGCCTGAATGGCCAGCTGCAGAACTACTTTTGTCACTCTTAGGCAAACTTCTAGTACAAAAATTCagcaacaaaaacacagacatggCCCTTAGGGTATCATCTCTGGACTGTTTGGGGGTAGTGGCAGCAAAGTTACGACGTGATGCTGTGTCTTCCCAATTGGAACttgaaaatattaaaattataatccaagaagtaagggaggaagagaatcgTGATGCCCCCATGCTTGAAGATGGCTCTCCTCCCACTGAAAATGGCACCACAGGTCCATCTACACCATCCAGTAAGAAGAGCAAAAAGAAG aAGGGTAGTAGTGAAAAGGCCAAAGAAGCAGAGGCTCAatcagacgaagaggaggagaggaccaTGTTTTTGCAGAGAGTCCTCTTGGACTGGCTTGCTGTAAACTCAGGAAGTGAGACAGCACTCTTGCATGCTCGGCATTTCTACATCGGGCAGTGGTACAGGGAGGCTTACACAGAGATTATGCGTCAGAAGCAAGGACCATTACCACAGTCAAATACTCGAAAAGGAGCTAGccacaacaaaaagaaaagaaagagaaaag GAGATGAGAGTGATGAAGAGAGCACAGGagaatctgatgatgatgatgatgacgacgatgttaAGAAGGGCCAGGTTGATGAAGCTCTTGCTGCTGAGGTCACCCAGTTAGCAGAGAGGCGTAAACTCTTCCTTCTTACAAAG gtcCCAGCCTTCCCACCTGCCTCGCCAGGAgcaaaaacacagacacttcAGACCCATATTGGCTATGAAAATGCTGAGCTCATTACCAGATATTTAGCCTCTAAGAGACCATTCTCTCAGAGTTTTGATATGTATCTGAAACAG ATTTTGAGAGTATTAACAGAGTCAGCCATTGCGGTGCGCACGAAGGCCATGAAGTGCCTGACTATGGTGGTAGAAGCTGATCCAGGAGTTTTGTCAAGGAATGATATGCAGATGGGTGTGCATCACTCATTCTTAGACCACTCCACCTCTGTAAGAGAAGCAGCTGTTGACTTGGTTGGAAAATTTGTCCTATCACGCCCAGAAGTCTTGAACACATATTATAATATGATTGCTGCTAGAATTTTG gacACGGGTGTTAGTGTAAGAAAAAGAGTCATCAAGATTTTAAAGGATATCTGCTTAGAGTGTCCAGACTTCAACAAAATTCCAGAGATTTGTGTAAAAATGATCCGAAGAGTCAATGACGAGGAAGGTATCAAAAAACTAGTTCAGGAGGTCTTCCAG AACATGTGGTTCACACCTGTGCGAGAGAGACCACAATTAGACGAAGAGTCATTATTGAGAAAAGTAAACAATATCACAGAAGTGGTTATAGCCTGCAAAGATACTGGCTTGGATTGGTTTGAACAGCTATTGCACAGT ATGTTTCGcccaaaggaagacaaagaagatgttACAAAGGTCAATACAGAACCTCCGAAGTCATTAGTAACGGCTTGCAAGCAGATTGTAGACTGTTTGGTGAGACATATCTTGGTGCTGGAAGAGGGAGACCTGGAGAGCCAGCCTTCAGATCAGCCAAGAACCACATCACAACGTCTTTTGGCATGTCACCAGACACTCTACCTCTTTGCTAAAATCCGTCCCCAACTTTTGGTGGACCATGCTATCACACTGCAACCATATTTAGCATGGAGGTGTCGG ACGCAAGTGGATTACACAATGATTGGTGTGGTGGCTCGAACTTTAGAATTGGTTGTGCCTTTGATGGAGCACCCTAGTGAGACTTTCTTGTCTCAGCTGGAAGAGGATGCGGTCAAATTAATCTTACAACATGATCGCACAGTTATAACATCTTGCTTGGCTCTTCTAGGTTCTATAGTCAACACTGTCACTAAAAACTATAGATTGATCAAAGATTGCTTTAACAG GTATCACAGCTTTATTTCTGACTACAAAAGGCTGAATGAGGAAAACCCAGAAAATCCTCGACTGGAGAATTACAAGCCCTTCTTCAGAAGAGCTCTCTATACCATTGGCCTCCTGCTGAAACACTTTGACCTCAAGAACCAAGTAGTGAGATGTGGGCTGCCG GACAATATCACCGAGCAAGTATTTGAGACCTTGATGTACTTCATGGGTTTGCCAGATATAAACTTGCAGTACTGTACCCTTCAAGCTGTAGGGTTTGTTTGCATACGCCACTACGAACTGATGATGGGGTCTCGCCTAAAGCAGCTGTATCATATGATGTTACTCGACCCGTCCGTTAACACCAAGCTGCGCATCCAGACCCTACAAAATGTGGAGACCTATCTCCAGGAGGAAGAAATCAGGATGATCAAGCAGGATCAagagt gGGCAAAACAAAAAACTCGTGAAAATTTGAAAGAAATGTGTGATGTTCAGTCTGGTATGGCATCAGCAATCATCCAAATGTATCTCAAAGAG GTTTTAGAGTGTGTAGTAGCTGGCTGTGTGGTTGTCCGCCACTCAGCACTACGAGTGATTCAGCTGGTGTTAGCACAAGGTCTTGTCCACCCCGTCCAGATTGTACCTTACTTGGTCTGCATGTCTACAGACACAGAGGAAATCATAGCACATTCAGCAGATAAGCAGCTGCAGGACATAGAGAAGAAATACCCAGGCTTTATTGGGATGAAAGCTATGCAAGGTTTCCGGCTGTCTTACAGGTTGCAGTCATTGATTCAACCAGCAATGCCTACACGTGGATTTCGGACCAAGGAAGGGGAACTCCCTGGAGCTCTTAATGGTTTCTTATATTCTATTATGCGTACGACCAAGCAACACAGAAGAGCAGTGGCCTTTTCCTTACTGAAGCAGTTTGAAGAGCAGGCA CGGACCAGTTTGACTGAACTCTTGTTTATAGCAGACAATCTAGCATACTTTCCCTATCAGGTGCTAGATGAACCATTATTCATTATACACCATATAGATATAATGATCTCTGTCACGGGTACTAATCTGCTCCAGAGCTTCAGGGAG gccctcctcccacctccaaaTGCAGAGATGAAAATAAACCCAGAAACTAGACAGCCAGAGTTTGTAGATGActtggatgatgaggaggatgtagAAGTGTATTTATCCCGCCTCCCACCTTGCCTCACTCCACTTGTGGAATGTATCAATGCCTCTCAGGGATGCCTCCTGTTGCTCATGTTGAAGGAGCATTTGAAGGAGATCTATGGCATTACAGATGG GAAAATTTCACAGTATTCACCCTCCGACACATCGAAGCAGTATGAAAAGGGAGCTTCTAGAAAAAGTGCGTCGAAGTTTAACCCCAAAGCTATTCTAAAACGATTAAAGGAAGAACCTGTAAACGATGTGGACATAGTAGATGATACTCGGCAGAAGGTTGACCTCATCACGCAGTACCTTGAT TTCAAGGCACTCATGCTAAAGAttgatcctgatgatgatgacgaagattcTGATACTGATATGGCAAAGAAATCATTCCAGAATGATGGCAGTACACCACTGCCAAATACAAGATCATTAAGAACAAACCAG AATCCTAGTGACGTTCCCTTGCTGCCTGGAACACACGACGGATGGAAG GATCAACCCAAGGatgcagaagcaacagcagaaacCCTCACAGCACCAGATTGCAATGTAGTAGAAACCAAAACAGAAGAGCAGCCTTCAACACGTCGCACACCAATCAAGCCTATAACGATCCGTGCGTCCCAAGTTACTCCCACGAGGGAACATCgttctcaccaccaccaccaccgatccTCTCATCGTTCTTCCAGccacaaaaagcacaaaaagaagaaaaaacggaagaaggCCAGTGActctgaggaagaagaaagtgaatgtAGTGATCCAGATTTCCTAGTATAG